The sequence AAAAGCAATACACCACCAATACGCTAGAACGTTTCCAGAAATAAAATCGTGTAAGAATTATTCTTACGAAAAGATCAGAATTTCTCTGATTTCCAAGTCTGTCTCGGGAAACTATACTGGGAAGCTATAAATCCATATACCACAATGTGGTATTTAAGTATTAGTGCAATGGGGACATGATTTGACTCGTTCCCCGAAAGGTAGGAATTTTTTTATTAATCTTAGTGCGTAAAGGGGGCTACTTATGGGCAAGGATTTAAAGCAGTACTGGAGCAGAAATCTTAAGCTGATGGCGATTCTGCTGACAATATGGGCGATTGTTTCCTATGGTTGCGGCATTCTCTTTGTTGAACAGCTGAACACCATCAGAATCGGCGGCTTCCCTCTCGGGTTCTGGTTCGCACAGCAGGGATCGATTTACGTATTTGTGGTTTTGATCTTTGTCTATTACTTCGCAATGCAGAAACTGGATGAAGAATTTGATGTCCATGAGTAAGGCGATTTTTCCCCGATGCGAACAATCATCGTTGATGGCGTCGTGAAAAGTCCGATCTCCTGTGTCGTATCGGATCGCGAAATGCTCAACATACTCGCTGTATGCCTCCGCTTTCGCGACACCAATGACTCCGTGTATATCGAACTTTTAGCTTAGCCATCTGAAACGGTACGACAGACTAATCAACAGTCTGTCATAGTTTAACATTATTTAACAAGGAGAGAGGGTATGTCTATATTGGCCTGGACCTACATAATGGTAGGTCTTTCTTTCGGTTTATATCTCACCATTGCCTGGATATCCAGGGTAAACACCACAAAGGGTTTTTATGTCGCGGGAGCGGGTGTTTCTCCCTTGGCCAACGGTATGGCGACTGCCGCTGACTGGATGAGCGCCGCGTCATTTATTTCGATGGCCGGTCTTATCTCGTTTATGGGATACACCGGTTGTATTTATCTCATGGGCTGGACCGGCGGTTATGTGTTGCTGGCCCTTCTGCTTGCACCGTATCTTCGTAAATTCGGAAAATACACCGTGCCTGACTTTGTCGGCGACCGGTATTATTCCGATGTCGCCAGGGTTGTTGCGCTTATCTGTGCGATATTTGTTTCCTTTACATACGTTGCCGGTCAGATGCGCGGCGTCGGCATCGTTTTCAGCCGTTTTCTTGAGGTTGACGTCAATACCGGAGTTCTCATCGGTATGGGAATTGTATTCTTCTACGCCGGTCTTGGCGGTATGAAGGGCATCACCTATACGCAGGTTGCACAGTACTGCGTTTTGATCTTTGCCTATATTATTCCTGCGGTGGCAATTTCTCTGCAGATTACCGGCAACCCCATTCCGCAGCTCGGCTTCGGTGGAATGATCGAAGGCGGGGTTGATACCGGTAAGTATCTCCTCGATACTCTCAATGCCCTCAACACCGACCTGGGGTTTGCGGAATACACCAAACCTTTTGGTGCCGGGAACAAGTCGATGATCGACGTTTTCTGCATCACCTTCGCGTTGATGGTTGGTACGGCCGGTCTTCCCCATGTTATCGTCCGTTTCTACACCGTTCCCAACGTCCGCGGCGCCCGTTTGAGCGCTGGTTTTGCCCTGCTGTTTATCGCAATTCTCTACACCACGGCGCCTGCCGTTGCTTCTTTTGCCCGCTACAACATGATTAACACCATTAATGACAAGGCATACACCGAAGCGCCATCCTGGTTCAAAAACTGGGAAACTACCGGTTTGATCGCCTGGGTGGACAAAAATGATGACGGTGTCATTAATTATCGACCAGGAGATCCTTTTGCCGGCAAACCCAGTTTTACCGGTGAAAAAGGCGCCCTTGGTCAAGGACTGCTTTCCAATACACCCACTGACAAAGAAAATGAACTCTACATTGACCGGGACATCATGGTTCTCGCCAATCCGGAAATCGCCAATCTTCCGCCCTGGGTTATTGCTCTGGTTGCCGCCGGTGGACTTGCTGCGGCGCTTTCCACTGCATCAGGCCTGTTGCTGGTTATTTCCTCGTCAATAGCCCATGACCTGTATTACCGGCTGATCAACCGCGAGGCTACAGAGAAGCAGCGATTGCTGGTCGGGCGTGTAATGATTGGTATCGCAGTATGTATCGCAGGCTATTTCGGTATCAATCCCCCGGGATTTGTTGCCCAGGTGGTTGCCTTTGCATTCGGGCTTGCGGCTTCCTCCTTCTTCCCGATTATTGTTCTGGGTATTTTCTCCAAACGGACGAATAAGGAAGGAGCGATCTGCGGTATGGTGGCAGGTATTTCGTTTACCGCCTTCTATATCATTCAGCTCAAGTTCCTTGGCGTTGCGCCATGGTTTATAGGAATCAGCGCCGAAGGTATCGGTACCGTCGGTATGCTTATAAATTTTGCGGTTACCATGCTGGTCTCCCAGTTTACGCCACCTCCTCCCCAGGATGTCCAGGATCTCGTAGAGAGTATACGTTTTCCGCGCGGCGCCGGCGCTGGGATTGATCATTAACCGCAATTCTCCCCAATACCCTCAGTAACAGAAACGCGTGATCTCCTTCACGCGTTTCTGTTACTGGTCCTCAGGAATGTACTGCTGAGGAATTCATCAGTTTTTTCCCGGATAGGTTCGGGGAGAAAGATATCAGAAATTAATAATTTTTCTTGACCTGCGCGCAGTAACTCTCATACTAGGAATAGTGTGCTGGGGGTAGCACAGGTGAATGTTTTCCATTTCAACGAGCTTATAGGAGAGTGGAGGAATTATGAGTAAGAAACAAGATAATAATATTACCAGTCTTTCTACGGAGAAAAGGGTGTTTCAGCCACCCAAGCAAGGTCAGGACCAGGCCTGGGTGAAGAGCATGAAGGAGTACGACAAGCAGTATAAGCGCTCCATGAAGGATCCCGAAGGATACTGGGCTGACCGGACTGAAGAACTTATTACCTGGGACAAGAAATGGACAAAGGTTCTTGATGCTGATCTGCTTAAGCCTTCAATCAAGTGGTTTTCCGGCGGCAAACTCAATATATCGACAAACTGCCTTGACCGGCATCTTACGGACGGACGCCGCAATAAAGCCGCGATCATCTGGCAGGGTGAACCGGATGAAGATGTAAAGGTCTATACTTATCAGATGCTGCACACCCAGGTGTGCCGTTTTGCCAACGTGCTTAAGAAGATGGGGATCAAAAAGGGCGACCGTGTTGCGGTGTATCTGCCGATGATTCCTGAACTTGCCATCTCCCTTTTGGCCTGCACCCGAATCGGCGCCATCCACAGCGTCGTATTTGCCGGGTTCAGTTCCCAGAGCTTAAAAAGCAGGATCCAGGATTGTGAAGCAAAGGTCCTTATTACCTCGGATGCGGTTCTCCGCGCCGGAAAAACTATTCCTCTGAAACCCAGTGCCGATGATGCCCTGAAAGATTGCCCGACAGTAAAGGACTGTATCGTCGTCAAACGGGCCGGCAATGAAGTGCCAATGAAAAAAGGCCGTGACTCCTGGTGGCACGAAAACATGGCCGCCGAGGGAATTACCGATGTCTGCAAACCGGTGAGCATGGGAGCCGAGGATATAAGTTTTATCCTCTACACCAGCGGCAGTACCGGCAAGCCCAAGGGGGTTGTGCATACCACCGGCGGTTATCTGACCTATGCGGCCCATACCTGTCAGTGGGTGTTCGATCTCAAGGACAATGATGTCTACTGGTGTACCGCCGATATCGGCTGGATCACCGGTCATACCTATATTCTTTACGGGCCTCTGGCTCTTGGTGCTACTTCGGTGATGTTCGAAGGCGTGCCTTCCTATCCGGACCCATCGCGGTTCTGGCAGATTGTCGAGAAATTCAAGATCAATATTTTCTATACAGCCCCCACCGTTGTCCGTGCGCTGATGCGTGAAGGCACTCAGTGGACCAAGAAGCATGATCTTTCTTCTCTGCGCGTCCTTGGTTCGGTTGGCGAACCCATCAACCCCGAGGCCTGGATGTGGTACCATGAGTTTATCGGCAAAAAGAAACTGCCCATCGTTGATACCTGGTGGCAGACCGAGACCGGCGGTATCATGATTTCCGCGCTGCCCTATGCCACACCATTAAAGCCCGGTTCAGCAACCAGGCCGCTGCCGGGCATTGATGCCGCCATTGTCGATGAAAATGGCAAACCGGCCAAGATCGATGAGGGCGGACGTCTGGTTATTAAAAAGCCCTGGCCCGGCATGTTGCGCGGCGTCTACGGCGATCCAAAGCGTTTCAAGAAGGCCTATTTCGAGAGATTCCCAGGCATTTACGATCCGGAAGACGGCGCCCGTAAAGACAAGGACGGCTATTTCTGGATCATGGGACGTCTGGACGATGTCATTAATGTTTCCGGGCATCGGTTGGGAACGGCGGAAATCGAATCCGCTCTGGTTGCGCACCCCAAGGTGGCTGAAGCCGCTGTTGTCGGCGCGCCGCATGAAATCAAGGGGCAGACGATCTATGCTTACGTCAGTCTCAAGGCGGGGGTTGAAGCTAACGATGAACTCACGGCTGAGTTGCGCAAGCATGTGCGCGCCGAGATCGGACCGATAGCCACGCCGGAGTTTATTCAGTATGCCCCTGGATTACCAAAAACCCGAAGCGGCAAAATCATGCGCCGTATCCTGCGAAAGATCTCGGCCAAGCAGACTGATCCGGCGGATTTCGGTGATACCTCAACCCTGGCGGATCCCTCGGTTGTTGATGATCTTGTGGCCGGCAGCAAGAAAATTCTCAAATGATCTGATAATCCGGGATAATCCTCTTTCTTTTCTTTGGGCCGGGGCGGCTAGGCTGCCCCGGCCTTTTTTTATGGGTTTGAACTCATTTGTTGTGTGACATACATACTCAGAGAGTACATTTCTTGTCCGCTGGTACTTCACGAAGCTTTAAGTCAGCGGGCCATTTTTATATTTGATAATAGCGGGTTAATCAACTATTCTAGGAAAGGGTTAACATTCGGGGAAATTTCTATTGATATCTTAACGTTCCAGAAGATGAAAGTTTTGTTGTTTTGATCTGTCAATAACCGAGCAAATCAAAGGGATGTATTGAGGGAAGCTATGAAAACAAAAATTTTGCTGTTCCTGCTTGTGTTCGTTTTTTGCCTTTCATCAGTCACTTACGCCATTCCAAAAAAGAAAATCCTGATTGTCAGCAGTTATCACCGGGAGTATCTCTGGTCCCAGGAAACCAATGAAGGGCTGTGCGCAGGCTTTCTCAATTTCGGATATTTTGACAACAAAGAGCAGATCAGTAAATTTACCAGCGATGACATCATCGAGACCTCAGCCGCGATCATCAAAAAACTCTGGATGGACACGAAACGGAACAAGACAAAAGATGAACAGGCTCGAATAACCGTTGAATTCACAAACATGGCAAAAGAGTTCCAGCCCGACCTTATCATGCTGGGCGATGACAATGCCGCCCAGTATATCGGCGCCCAGTTCCTGGACAGCAGGATTCCCATCGTTTTCTGGGGGGTGAATAATACCCCGGTCAAATATGGCCTGGTTGACAGTTTGGAAAAACCGGGCCACAACGTTACCGGAATATACCAGACAGGCTATTATAAGGAAGGTCTGGAGTTTTTGAAAAAGATCAAGCCGCAGGCGAAAAAGTTTGCCATTTTGGCCGACAACACTTCATCCGGCCGGTCACATCTGAAAAAAATTGAATATTTCGCCCACCGGGGAGAACTGCCCCTTGAACTTGTTGAAACAGTCGATGTCGGCGATTTCGAAATCTGGAAGAAAAAAGCCCTTGATCTGCAGAATAAAGTGGATGCCTTTTTTCTGGCGCAATATACCGGGCTGAAGGACGGTAGCGGCAATCATGTATCCGCCGGAGAAGTGACCCAGTGGTATCTGGCAAATATAAAAATTCCGGAAGTCGCAGTACAGGGACAATTTGTCAAGCAGGGCATGTTATGCGCAGCGGATGACGGCGGCTACAACCAGGGATATGAGGCGGTTGTCATGGCTCATGATATTCTCGCAAAAGGCGCAGACCCGGCGATGTTTCCTCCTCGTACTCCAAAGCGCGGCGCATTGATGATCAATAAGCAGAGAGCCAAAGCACTGGGGATCACCCTCACGGATAAAATGGGGATTGAAGAGTTTATTGAATAGGAAGGAATTGATTATACGGAGAATAATCATGAGAAATAAATTACTTGCGATCCTGATTTCAGCATTCCTTGTTTTTTTCAATGCGATTCAATCCTCGGCTCAAGAGAAGAAGATTTTATTTATTGACAGTTATCATAAGGGATACGAATGGTCGCAAGATACGAATAAGGGTTTTTGTGATGCCATGCTGAAATTCGGCTACTTTGACAATGAAGCACAGATCAAGGAATTCATAGATAATGACCTGGTCAAGACGTCACGGTGTATTGTCAAAAAGCTGTGGATGGACACCAAGCGGAAAAGCAGCAAAGGTGAAATGGAAATGATCGGACTTGAAACATATAAATCGGCAAAAGAGTTCAATCCTGCCCTTATCTTTCTTGGAGATGACAATGCCGCCCAGTTTGTCGGGACAAAATTTCTCGACACGCAAACGCCGGTTGTTTTCTGGGGGCTCAATAACACCCCTTTGAAGTACGGCCTCGTCGACAGCATGGACAAACCCGGCCATAACGCCACCGGCGTGTATCAATCCGGGTATTACGTTGACTCTATAGCTCTTCTCATGAGAATAAAGCCGTCCATAAAACGAATTGCCGTGTTATCCGATGCGACTACTTCCGGAAGATCACACTACAAGGCTGTCGAACATCTCTTACGTTCAGGGAAAATATCTCTTGAGCTCGTTGAAACCGTAGCCACAAATTCCTTTGAGGAATGGAAGAACAAAGCCCTGGAGCTTCAACAGAGAGTCGATGCCTTTTTTATCGCCCAATATTCGGGATTAAAAGATAAAAACGGCGACCTGGTTCCCAATCATGAAGTGATGAGATGGTATCTTCAACATATTACCATCCCTGAGACCGCCGGGCTTGGACCATTCGTCAAACAGGGGATACTATGCGCGGCTGACGATTCAGGTTATAACCAAGGGTACGAAGCGGTTGTCTTGGCAAATGATATTCTGGCCAACGGCGCGGACCCGGCATCCACCCCACCCAGAACGCCTCGGAGAGGCAAATTGATGGTGAACGAAAGAAGAGCGAAAATGCTTGGAATCTCCATTTCAGAAGATATGGGCATCGAAGAAATTATCAACTAACAGGACAGCTTCAAATAGGTTTTTTCAATGACTGAAGAGAAAAGCCAGGGCTTATCCATTTTTCACAGGTTGCTCATAACCTTCGCGATTGTTGTAATTTCCCTGATCGGCACGTTATCGTTCGTCTTTTATTTTTTCAATAAAAAGACAATCGAAGAACACGCAAAAAACAATATCAGGAATGAATTCAACAAAACATTTTATTATTTCGAACATTCCATAAAAGACCCCCTCACCAAAGACCTCAATCTGTTGTCAAAAAATCCTCTGCTTGAAGAATATCTCATGGCGGCCCCCTTCACCCGCGAGGTGAGCGCCAGGGCTGTGGAAAGATTGTTCCAGCAATTTCTCAAATACGTCAAAAGTATTGAGAGCATTTCCTATGTTGACAACATGGGGATGGAAAAAATTCGTGTTTCAAGGAAGGGGCGTTTATCTGATTTCCGTAATTTGAGCGATTCAGCCCTCTTCAGGGAACTCGAATTATCGCA comes from Pseudomonadota bacterium and encodes:
- a CDS encoding DUF4212 domain-containing protein, whose product is MGKDLKQYWSRNLKLMAILLTIWAIVSYGCGILFVEQLNTIRIGGFPLGFWFAQQGSIYVFVVLIFVYYFAMQKLDEEFDVHE
- a CDS encoding cation acetate symporter, producing the protein MSILAWTYIMVGLSFGLYLTIAWISRVNTTKGFYVAGAGVSPLANGMATAADWMSAASFISMAGLISFMGYTGCIYLMGWTGGYVLLALLLAPYLRKFGKYTVPDFVGDRYYSDVARVVALICAIFVSFTYVAGQMRGVGIVFSRFLEVDVNTGVLIGMGIVFFYAGLGGMKGITYTQVAQYCVLIFAYIIPAVAISLQITGNPIPQLGFGGMIEGGVDTGKYLLDTLNALNTDLGFAEYTKPFGAGNKSMIDVFCITFALMVGTAGLPHVIVRFYTVPNVRGARLSAGFALLFIAILYTTAPAVASFARYNMINTINDKAYTEAPSWFKNWETTGLIAWVDKNDDGVINYRPGDPFAGKPSFTGEKGALGQGLLSNTPTDKENELYIDRDIMVLANPEIANLPPWVIALVAAGGLAAALSTASGLLLVISSSIAHDLYYRLINREATEKQRLLVGRVMIGIAVCIAGYFGINPPGFVAQVVAFAFGLAASSFFPIIVLGIFSKRTNKEGAICGMVAGISFTAFYIIQLKFLGVAPWFIGISAEGIGTVGMLINFAVTMLVSQFTPPPPQDVQDLVESIRFPRGAGAGIDH
- the acs gene encoding acetate--CoA ligase, with the protein product MSKKQDNNITSLSTEKRVFQPPKQGQDQAWVKSMKEYDKQYKRSMKDPEGYWADRTEELITWDKKWTKVLDADLLKPSIKWFSGGKLNISTNCLDRHLTDGRRNKAAIIWQGEPDEDVKVYTYQMLHTQVCRFANVLKKMGIKKGDRVAVYLPMIPELAISLLACTRIGAIHSVVFAGFSSQSLKSRIQDCEAKVLITSDAVLRAGKTIPLKPSADDALKDCPTVKDCIVVKRAGNEVPMKKGRDSWWHENMAAEGITDVCKPVSMGAEDISFILYTSGSTGKPKGVVHTTGGYLTYAAHTCQWVFDLKDNDVYWCTADIGWITGHTYILYGPLALGATSVMFEGVPSYPDPSRFWQIVEKFKINIFYTAPTVVRALMREGTQWTKKHDLSSLRVLGSVGEPINPEAWMWYHEFIGKKKLPIVDTWWQTETGGIMISALPYATPLKPGSATRPLPGIDAAIVDENGKPAKIDEGGRLVIKKPWPGMLRGVYGDPKRFKKAYFERFPGIYDPEDGARKDKDGYFWIMGRLDDVINVSGHRLGTAEIESALVAHPKVAEAAVVGAPHEIKGQTIYAYVSLKAGVEANDELTAELRKHVRAEIGPIATPEFIQYAPGLPKTRSGKIMRRILRKISAKQTDPADFGDTSTLADPSVVDDLVAGSKKILK